The DNA segment atatttctttaaatatattgtgtttatattttagcattatatatatatataatttacatgctacatactcctttatttctattttcttacaagagcaactgtatttctgattctgatcagGGGATCTATctattgtataatcacctgaaaataccaatcgtgtgttttcgttaccttagaatgagccgtttatatttatatagtataCAGAGCCGATCATCTTCACGGGTGGCCAAATCCAACGTACAGCTTCTGTTAATATTATATCTAAATTATGTAACTTCTCTTTTGTCACCTTCTATTTCcaccaaaataataaaaaaaagacaataatcaTTAGGTGCAGCCGGATTTTGACCGATGTAGTCAACATTTTGGGTGTTTTTGTGCAAAAAAACTACACGGAATTGTATCATTATGAGAATGAGAATTACTCTCCAGTGAGTCCATAATCATCTTTGGTTCGTTTCACAGGAGGCCGTTGAATTGGTATCGAAACGGGGATTTGAACTGGAGGTGGATGTGCTCTCGTCCCACCGGAAAGGTTCGTTACAGAGCACAAAAAGCTACATGTACACTAAAACCTGGTTTATACACATAAATGATGTAAGCTTTTAAGgttgactttgtgtgtgtgtgtgtgtgtgtgtgtgtgtgtgttagctgcTGATGCCTGCTCTGATGGTGACAACAGGTAAAGACCAGGTGCTGCTGCCGGCCTTCTCCAAGGGGATGGAGGACCtggtgagaaaaacaaaaacagcagcatGATTATCAATCAGTCCTTCCTGAAGACAGTAGTGATGATAGATGTACTGGAAATGAATCTGACGTCTCTGTTTATGGACTGCAGATCCCGAACCTGAGCAGAGGACACATTGAGGAGTGTGGACACTGGACTCAGATGGAAAGGCCAGCCGAGACAAACGCCATCCTGATATCGTGGCTCAAAGAAACACTGACGAAGGCCGGAGGCGTTGCCGTGGCACCCAAACTGTGAGGGCGGGAGGAtgaagtcagaaaaaaaattatcaattaAAGAGCTTTTGTGTCTGATTTGAGCAAAATTAAAAACTTTTgtcaaaaactgaaacaatgaatcaattattatattagtcaattaatagagagctacaggaatgaggCATTTCCTGTTCCCACGTCTCAAAGTCGATGGGTTcattgaatgggtttttagttagatgcctgaaataagttcgatagttacgtatgtaactacggttctatgagttctggatgactgccagaggcagtgtttaacactggatgttatccatctcgcgcacgcgcaggtcgagtatttaatatcaacaaagtcacatgtgacctgggatgacgtagtttatataagcccacgtcatcatcagatatgtccctccagaatcttctcgccaagattccgagtgacagccaactctggcagtcatccagaactcatagaaccgtagttacatacgtaactatcgttctatttcgttcttcctgactgccagaggcagtgtttaacactggatgactACTACCAACGTAGTCACGAGGAAAACCCACCTCACCGGGAACGGCCTGTGGATTCCTGAAAGACCACCGATGCTATTGCATGGGGAGCAGCAACATTGACCCTGTAAAAACGGGCAAAGGTGCATGGAGTAGCCCAGCTGGCCGCAGCGCAGATATCACTTAGGGGGATCCCCCGTAGCGCTGcccaggaagtggagacactccTGGTGGAGTGGCCTCTGATATTAAGAGGTAAAGGCAGTCCTTTTGACCTGTATGCTTCCTCAATGGCCTGAACAATCCACCTGGAAAGCCTCTGCTTGGACAGGGTGTGCCCTTTCCTATGGCCCCcatagcagacaaacagactatCCGAGCGGCGAAAGCTCGCAGTCACCTGTATATAATGCCTTAAGGCCCTCACTGGGCAGAGCAGTTCTGCTCACTTAGCATCTACCCCCTGTAGGCATGAAGGGTCATAAGCTGCCAGCTCAATGACCTGATTAGAGTGGGTCGGAGCCAACCTCTTCGGGAAAAATGATGGGTTAGGCCAAAGTGCTACCCCTGTGCCATCTGAGTTCCAGCGAATACACGTTTCACTCACTGACAAGGCGTGAAGTTCACTCACACGTTTTGCTGATGCCATCGCCAAAAGGAAAGCCACCTTTACTGAAGACCACTCCAGCCCCGACTGCTCCAGAGGCTCGAAGGGGGGGAGACAAAGGGCTTCTAGCACCAGATGCAGTTCCCACGAGGGAACCTTGACAGCCTGCGGGGGGTTCCGCCGCTGGGCTCCTTTAAGAAATCGGGTCACCAGAGTGTGAGACCCCACGGTCTGGTTATCCACTCTGACATGCCCGGCTGAAATAGCAGCTACATAAACCTTCAAGGTAGAAGGAGAGAGTTTCTTCTCCAGCAAAGACTGCAAAAAACTCAGTATTATTGGCACAGAGGCACTCTGAGGTACCTCCTCATGCACTTTACACCACTCTGAGAATATTTTCCACCTGTTGGCATACAGTGCCCTGGTGGAGGGTGCTCTTGAGTCAGAAATGGTTTGAATTACCGCCCGGTCACATACCCTTAGGAGTGGGTCCGGCTCCTCAGGGGCCATACCCAAAGCTGTAGGCGATCCGGGTTCGGATGCCAGATGCGGCCCCCCAGTTGTGAGAGCAAGTCTTGCCTCTTGGGCAGGCACCATGGAACTCCGTCCAGAAGCCTGTGCATCCCCGGAAACCAGGGTCTCCCCGGCCAGTTTGGGGCGACCAACAGGAGTCTGTTGTTGCCGTGCTGTATTCTGTGTAGCGTTACTGCTATCAGTGGGAATGGTGGGAAGGCATAGAGGAGGCAATCTGGCCATGGGTGTGCCAGGGCATCCTGTCCCAACGGGCTTGCTGTCTCCGTCAGGGAGAACCAAAGAGGGCAGTGCGTTGAGGCTTCTGAGGCAAACAGGTCCACctctgctgcgccatatttgcgCCATATCTCCTCTACCACCTCTGGGTGGAGCCTCCACTCGCCCGCAGGGGGTTTCTGGCGGGAGAGAAAGTCTGCCACCACATTCTGTGGCCCTGGCAGATACATGGCCCTGAGGCTGGAAAAACAAGGGAAAGCCCATACCAGAAGTCTCCGTGCCACCTGTAGCAACCGGGGTGATCTGGTGCCCCCTTGCCGGTTCACATGGTAGACAGCTGACTTGTTGTCGGACCGTACAATAACATGCCTGCCTCTCAAATGTGGTAGGAATTTGCGAAGTGCCAAATATATAGCACGGAGCTCGAGCACATTTATGTGCTCCGCCGCTTCCTGTGCTGTCCAGAGCCCCCTTATCGCTCTGTGCTGCCATACTGCCCCCCAGCCGGAGGGCGAAGCATCGGTCACCACCACCTCGCGACGTGAGGGAATCGAACCCAATGAGATGCCCCTGGCCAGATATGCCCCGGCTCTCCATGGCCGCAAAGCAAGGAGGCATCGGCAGGACACCCTGACTCTCTTGGATCTGTGGGACTTTGGATCTAATTGGAGACCATTGATCCAAATTTGGAATGGCCGTAAGTACAGGAGGCCCAGTGgcactactgatgttactgacgtcAACATACCTAACAGCCTGAGAAACAGGCTGTACCTCAACCTCCTGTTCTTCCGGaaccggaggaggagctggagtatGGCGTTTACTCGTCTTGGTGTTGGGAAGGCCAGCATATGGCGGGAGTCCAGAGTTAAACCAATGAACACTACCCTTTGGCTGGGTATGAGACAACTCTTGGCATGGTTGACGGTAAGGCCCAACCTCGTCATGTGATGCAGAAGGGACGCAGTGTCCCGTTCTGCCTGTTCCCTGGTCAGAGCACAAATTAGCCAATCGTCCAGGTATGGGAGGATAAGCATCCCCCTGGCTTGCATCGGGGCGAGTGCCGCCCTCATGCACCTTGTGAAGACCCGTGGGGCAAGGGAAAGACCAAATGGGAGCACCTTGAATTGGAAGGCCTTGCCTTCGAATGCGAAGCACAGGTACTGCCTGTGAGGTAGTGCTATTGGGACGTGAAAGTATGAGTCCTTTAAATCGATGGATGTGAACCAACTGTGCCGTGTCACGTTTTGGAGCACATCTGCTGTACTCAGCATGTGGAAGGGCAACACCTTCAGAAATGTGTTCAGCCCTCGTAAGTCCAGTATAGGGCGAAACCCACCCTCTCTCTttggaatcagaaaataaactgagtAAAACCCACCTTGCTGTGTCTCTAGCCCCAGCTCTTCGATGGCACCCTTCCCCAGGAGGGTGGCTACTTCTTGTCTGAGTGCCTGGGACTTTGTGGGATCTCTGACCGTGGACAGTCTGATCCCACTGAAAACTGGGGGTCGGCGTCGGAATTGGAGATTGTACCCTTGGGAAAGCGTAGCCACCACCCAAGGGTCTGAAGTGCTGCTTTCCCAGCAGCtgagttgctgctgggagaagcGTCCGACTGCCGGCCCCGGGGCATCAGGATCTTCCCCTCTGGCCCTTTGGGTACCTGGGGGGGCGATACCCTGACCCCCGACCCCTTCTCGCTTGAGGCACCGGCCGTGCTGGAGCCTGCGAGGTCCTCGGGTACGTATCAGGACGAGCTGGAAGCCGAGGGCGGCTGGTACCACCACCCTGTGGGGGCCGCTGTCGCCATAAAGGCGTAGGTTCCCGGAAGCTAGCAAACTGCTGCCGAGTCTGGTTCGCCTGGATTCCACGCTCCAAGGCCTGCTGTGCCAAACAGCTCCCCCGGAACCACGGGGAGAGTGCGGAGGGCCCTCCGGCCCGGCTCCGAAAGCGGAGATTGGGCCAGCCATACCTGCCGGCGAGTCAGCGTAAGGGTCGACAGTAGTCTGCCAAGCTCCCTTGTGATAAGACCGAACGCCTGCAGGGATGCATCACTGAGGCTCTGGACGGAAGCATCCACGCCAGCAGTTTGCAGGGACTGGGACAAGGATAGTATCAGGTGGGAAAGAGTGTTTCCAAGACGGCCCATGCGTGCCGCTGTTTCATAAGCCTTGACTAGAAAGTCGTCTGTGATGCGACACTGGGGCCTGGGACAGCGAGCATCAGGCCTCAAGACCTCATTGGGAGACACAATAAGGGCGGCAATAGATGGCTCCACTGCTGGCATCTTACCCAGTCCGTAAGTGTCAGCGTTCTGCATTGAAGCTAAGGCCCTGCCGTCAGTGGTGTGGTGGGAAAGCGATTTCGGGTCTGGCCAGCATTTGTGGAGCTCCTCAATGTATGGCTGGGAGGGTGGAACAGAGAAACCCGCCAGGGGcggggcccacctaaaaaatgcaCTGGATGAGGTGCCCGCAGTCGGGGCCTCATCCACGCCTAAGCGTGCCAGAGCCATACGGACCACTGGCTTAACTGTCGCTGGAGCAGACTCTGAGCCTGCCCTGGACCCACTTCCTGATTGCCGGGAACAGGTGTCAGAAGCGTGGGAGGAGGCTACTAGCTCTCCCTGTCCAGGCCGGTCCTCACAGAACTGGCTACAGGAAGCCCTTGTAGACAGGGCATCCTCATCCCATCCCGGTGGGGTAGGCTGGGTTGCGTTCACCCTGCCTGGCTGAAGGTTAAGGAGCAGCGCTTTAATCTCAGCAAACTCTGATGTTAGCGTGTCGACCTTAGTTGCCAAACAGTCCACTTTCCGTGCCTTTTTTGTAGGTGGGGTCCCCTCAGGTGGGGCGCGTCTCCGCCCACTCCGTGAAGGTACACCCGACTGGCACTCGAGCTGCTCTTCTAGCTCAGCTAATCGAGCTATCTTCAGCTCCCGTGGCATAAAACTACaattcatgcactgactgtcgGACAGCCCCTCCCTCAGGTGTACCACACCGAGGCATGTGGGGCATTCATCATGGCCATCAGTAGCTAGCAGTGGAGCCATGCAGGCACGGCAAACATGCTCACCTAACATGGTGCTgctgatatttataataattcgtAGTATGaattttatactcttatatttaattaaataatgtatttatcttaCTTATATAATGCGTTTACTTTGTTATGCAACTCATTGGTTACACTGGAGTGAAAGCACTCTCtagtaacagagagaaaaattTACATCAAGTTGCTTAACAGGAAACTGTCTCAGTAACTAGACACTAGCTTTGAACTAGGACTGTTATTATACAAAAGACAGGGAAGATAATAACTTCCCCTTTAACAGCAGCCACAAAATAAGTTAACCCACAAGCGAAATCACTTACTGGGGAGCGGTCGCTCTATCTATCAACAAAGGAGATGTCTGCTTTAACGAGCGAAATCACTCGCTGCTGagcaacacacactgtaaaaggaaatGAATTAGCCGACAACAGCCCAACGGGCTCGTTGTCCGACGGAGGCTCGCCGATACTGTAGCGCAAACACTTAGCTCGGCGGCCATAAACAATAAAGGAGACCGAAAACAGACTCCTATCAACAAACGTAACTGAAACTCTAACGACGGGAGGATATACTCACCTTGTTATCCTAGCTCACCTGTCGTTAGCCTCGCTGAATTGAACCGGCgaaaacaccggtgttacagcgTCTAAAGTGTTAGAGTGTAGCCGTGATTAACTAATCGCAGCCCTTGGAGGACGAAACCGTAGCTCCAACCATGCGGTTGCAGGGCTTCCAGCGAAAAGTCAACGGCTTATCTCTTTTACTCAACCTGCATTCGCGGATTACCTGCCGCGAGAAGATTTAAGGGACATatctgatgatgacgtgggcttatataaactacgtcatcccaggtcacatgtgactttgttgatattaaatactcgacctgcgcgtgcgcgagatggataacatccagtgttaaacactgcctctggcagtcaggaagaacgaaatagaactgtggttaacacaagctgaagagatttaaacattttgttctacgatataaaataccccacttgtgagttttgaagcctttacgtgtctttaaaaaggcggttacgaacaagtgtctaaatgagactactaacgccaactcgtcctcctttacagcctcgttgtgtatactcacgctcatgtgaccgtggtgtagttggtTTATTGCCTAACGTTTGCTTTTAACTTCTGGTgactgcattcacacttcaagaATCATAAAAGtgctgttcatttgtggagattatcttactgaacaaaacgtataagtatcataaacgtgtgttgccacagagctgattttctgcaataatccaaaatccattgataaaaatcccattggctttttgtggagggaaccagggagatgctaacctcctgttggcctacaaaacagccaaaacccaagatggagacggtctgttggtcagacaaaataacacatttgaagATTTCTTTGAATTATGATgaacattttcactattttctaacatttattttaaagtaaacaataatcaataaatcagatATCTAATTGCAGCGAAGGAGCTCGTTGTTGTTTCTGGATTTTTAACAAtgtagaattttttttcagaaaaccCAAACAGAAGACAATGTAAGACAAAAGATTGTACGACCGCTCCCAATAACTTTATTTGTAAAGTAAAGATTGACaataaaaagttgttaaacttcttcttttttttataataatgaaataataagaaaaggaACAGTGAGAtgataaaatgataattaaaactgaaataaatgaaaCCAAAAAGTTGTTTAATTATGAACTATAGCTTCTTTAGTTCAAAGTTTAGCAGGCAGCATTTATCTTTGGCTGAAAACAATTTGATTAAATATGCAGCGTACATGCAAAAATTACAGAggaacatataaaataaaatcctAAAAAGGACAAAGATGTAGATATTTAGGATTTCTACAATACAGTctaaatattttgagaaaaaaagtcacaatatataCAGAGATTATCTTGTTAAATCATGACTTTATCCTTTTCTTGTCAAATTaatttatgtaaaatattacgactttttctcagaatcattacttttacattttttctcaACAGTAGCACTAATACCCAGTTGAATTATTCTGgaaataaagtttaacattaGCAACTAATCCACCCAAtccaaacatttattttcatatatatacGCAAGCTTTTTcttgaattattattaaaaaaatatgtctttGTCTCTTAATCACGTAACCTTCTTCTTGAAATCAGGAGAACGATGTCGCCCTCCGGTGGTCGAGATGGGAACTGAACATAAAGCAGTTTTCACAGTTTTTTCTCCTCAAACAGCTTCTTCCAGGCCGGCATGATGTGTTCATAAATCCTCTCTATCtggaacacacagacacacatttaaacacacgTATACACAGCGACCAAAGACTGATCGCCAGTTCTTATTTGAACAGTTTTTAGAATCCCACAGAAGTAAGAGTCTAATTTAGTTCTTTAAAAACTAAAGATTTGATcaagtttttcttcttctttcccaaCTTGTTCCTGAACTGGTtctccacagacacacagacgttTTCACAGCTCACTGAGCCTCTGAGGGTGAATTTAATCCTGTCAAAttgaaccctctgagacccacagtagAGCCGTTTTAGTCTTTCTTAAGGAGGTacagggtctttagggggagatagcaggtcagcagtagatgtcacatagtagtgttgtacatcatctgaaagctgagaacctgaagattaatttaagatgcagctcagcactgtgtgtcaacttGTTCTGGTGTATAAGGGCTAAGAGCATAataatagaagtatatgatccccatgctctgttatgtctcataagttgttgcagcaattttggggttgataccatttgttacacagattttgtgctaaatttaacaattttttaccactggagaattgataaaaatgatcaataatccctccaaaataccacattaagacacctagaacttgaggaacaccatagaggaagacatgctgtgatttgggatcaaaaacggtttataaaattatttaaagtcatattttttacttataaaaTGATCTTAAGTCATATATCTTTTActaataaaattatataaagtCATATTTTACTTATAAAATTGGCTTGTAACCGGAAGTTTGGCTGACATGCAATAAGCCGTTTCCGGTTACatcctacaaaataaaacttataaAAGAAGtgattgttgttttatttcagtttgaatGCTTCGCTGACAGAATTACGATAAGATTTACTCTGACTTCACTGTAGTGCAGTTAAACTTTCTTCTCCTACTAACCAAAAGTGCGAGAACATTCATTTAGGAGGAAAGTAGCTTTAGCTTCGTTAGCTTCTGCTAAtaatgtaaactagttgtgacGTACTACGGCGGCCCTGAAGACTCAACAGACTGAAAACACAAACGCTAATCGATAGACTCGATGGACTGAGGGAAGATGATCGTCGGGTTTAGCTGAGCCTGCTATCTTCTAATATTAGCTCTGATTATTTACTTTATGTAATATCagtaatatttaaatgtaaaggTAAACTAGCTACAGCCTCAGGTAAATCTAAATAATATCATTTAGAAAAGGAGTTTTAACGCCCTCCAGTGGACACGGTCGGTAACTACAACGACATTAATATCAAGTTAGAGGAATTACATACAGGCCAGACTTCCGGTTAcatcctacaaaataaaagagaaagagatgtaCTTACGCACTTTGTCCACAGGAGGGCAGTGTGGTtatgattttaattataatgattgtgTCTAACTACAGTTGTTTACCCGGGCCAGCCAAGGGTTATCAATAGATCTGATTATTACAGGAGATGCTTGGACAGATTCAGTAGAGACGGTGAATATATTGTATCGGTACATTTGATCAGTAATCTGAGCAGCGCTGTTATTTCCTTGTTTTGTTAAAGGGAGTTCTGCTGATAGAGTCACCAGCTCAGAGCAGAACTGTGGTTCATCACCTGCTTTAATCTTCATTTGTTGACTCCATCCTTCTGGTTATCACTACAGTTTATTGTTTACCCGCCTGCTCCCGCGGGATCCCAGTCCTGATGGCGTCCTCTAAAGCAGACCGCTGCACACATCGACACAACTCACGGCTCGTATTAAGACATTGTCATTCTTAAAGTATCGGTACTAATAAAACGGGGTGTTGTAGCGTTTTTAATGGCAGGGTATCGCCATACCTTTCTAGTATCGCTGTACCGTGCAACGCTACCGCTGACTTGAATCGACAgcttcaacaacaacagaacaataAAGACATAAGTCAGGTGTCTTTTGAGTGGGATCAGCTGCTCCTGACTGACCTGAGAGGAGTCCGATGAGCAGCATCACCACCCATCCCGACCAGGCGTCCAGCAGGCTCTTGATCAGCTCCCACATGGACTCTTTACTCTTACTGGTGATCTGGTAGACAAACAACACGGAGAGTTTGCATTGCCTAGCTGAGAAGATTTTGTAAGAATCACAGGCCAAATACAGAGACAAAAGTGAGCTTTTTAAACATCTCCTCTAGCTATTCTCTGGAGGGTTTGGTTTAATCCTGTATGTCCTATTCTCAGACGGGTAATGACCATCTCTTCCCTTTGGGCTCCTACATGTTTCTGAATCCTGTACAGATGTCTCCCTGGGTCACTTAAGTCCCAGTATTCTTGCCAGGCTACAGGCGTTGGACTGATAAATATCAGATATCAATAAATATCGAGTATTTATTGAGCATATTTACAGCTGtacatttcacagtattttagaACAGTTATTG comes from the Sebastes fasciatus isolate fSebFas1 chromosome 24, fSebFas1.pri, whole genome shotgun sequence genome and includes:
- the LOC141763298 gene encoding uncharacterized protein LOC141763298 — encoded protein: MPRELKIARLAELEEQLECQSGVPSRSGRRRAPPEGTPPTKKARKVDCLATKVDTLTSEFAEIKALLLNLQPGRVNATQPTPPGWDEDALSTRASCSQFCEDRPGQGELVASSHASDTCSRQSGSGSRAGSESAPATVKPVVRMALARLGVDEAPTAGTSSSAFFRWAPPLAGFSVPPSQPYIEELHKCWPDPKSLSHHTTDGRALASMQNADTYGLGKMPAVEPSIAALIVSPNEVLRPDARCPRPQCRITDDFLVKAYETAARMGRVRSYHKGAWQTTVDPYADSPAGMAGPISAFGAGPEGPPHSPRGSGGAVWHSRPWSVESRRTRLGSSLLASGNLRLYGDSGPHRVVVPAALGFQLVLIRTRGPRRLQHGRCLKREGVGGQGIAPPGTQRARGEDPDAPGPAVGRFSQQQLSCWESSTSDPWVVATLSQGYNLQFRRRPPVFSGIRLSTVRDPTKSQALRQEVATLLGKGAIEELGLETQQGGFYSVYFLIPKREGGFRPILDLRGLNTFLKVLPFHMLSTADVLQNVTRHSWFTSIDLKDSYFHVPIALPHRQYLCFAFEGKAFQFKVLPFGLSLAPRVFTRCMRAALAPMQARGMLILPYLDDWLICALTREQAERDTASLLHHMTRLGLTVNHAKSCLIPSQRVVFIGLTLDSRHMLAFPTPRRVNAILQLLLRFRKNRRLRYSLFLRLLGMLTSVTSVVPLGLLYLRPFQIWINGLQLDPKSHRSKRVRVSCRCLLALRPWRAGAYLARGISLGSIPSRREVVVTDASPSGWGAVWQHRAIRGLWTAQEAAEHINVLELRAIYLALRKFLPHLRGRHVIVRSDNKSAVYHVNRQGGTRSPRLLQVARRLLVWAFPCFSSLRAMYLPGPQNVVADFLSRQKPPAGEWRLHPEVVEEIWRKYGAAEVDLFASEASTHCPLWFSLTETASPLGQDALAHPWPDCLLYAFPPFPLIAVTLHRIQHGNNRLLLVAPNWPGRPWFPGMHRLLDGVPWCLPKRQDLLSQLGGRIWHPNPDRLQLWVWPLRSRTHS